A single region of the Musa acuminata AAA Group cultivar baxijiao chromosome BXJ1-11, Cavendish_Baxijiao_AAA, whole genome shotgun sequence genome encodes:
- the LOC135585880 gene encoding probable catabolite repression protein creC isoform X2 — protein sequence MRSFSTTPDQHCYCFYISGVHRWLSTRFEIHYLDGPDRSNSRRPSEIPYQPPPPPPPISLSLSLSLSLLTPSFTIDEANPTSVEKPRPSRLHNTNPLRRPSLPSPRICRGSQGWRHDRSAAAFRVIPESPLKPSIMSSAPAAVRSQSPALKALFKTPEGRYKLLHEKTLPPAAASHGKSVSQLTIAYLKEKPPANTSQAAPSATSSGVRSAAARLLGSGNGSRSLSNGVTRVVSANSRTGGPVGASVGSSAQLASPNYDGKGTYLIFSTADTLFISDLNSMEKDPIKSIQFGNSNPVCHAFDAEASDGHDLLIGLHSGDIYLVSLRQQLQDPGRKLLAAQHYNKEGTTNNSRCTCVAWVPEREGTFVVGHADGNIYVYEKSKDVTADSSFPVIKDQTQFSVAHTRSNKSNPVARWHVCHGSVNSISFSVNGTYMATVTRDGYLRVFDFSKEQLAFGGKSYYGALLCSAWSLDGKYILTGGEDDLVQVWSMEDKKIVAWGEGHNSWVSGVAFDSYWSTPNSEGTEENVVYRFGSVGQDGQLLLWDLVMDELIMPLRCPPGGSATLSSGSHSASWDSMCPMSALLPAPSMRDMPKISPLVAHSVHMDPLSGLIFTNESVITISRDGHIKIWERPQNHECSQSGCSHSVVAAAPIAKHRPVDGIHIH from the exons ATGCGATCATTTTCAACGACGCCAGATCAGCATTGCTATTGCTTCTACATCTCCGGCGTCCATCGCTGGCTTTCCACGAGATTTGAGATCCACTATTTGGACGGTCCTGATCGATCCAACAGCAGACGCCCGTCCGAGATCCCATatcaacctcctcctcctcctcctcctatatctctctctctctctctctctctctctctcttgacgcCGTCGTTCACGATCGACGAGGCGAACCCGACGAGCGTAGAAAAACCTCGTCCCTCCCGTCTCCACAACACAAACCCTCTCCGCCGCCCGTCGCTTCCATCTCCTCGGATTTGTCGAGGCTCACAAGGGTGGAGGCATGATCGTTCGGCCGCCGCCTTCCGAGTGATCCCGGAATCGCCTTTGAAGCCTTCGATCATGTCCTCAGCTCCCGCCGCCGTCAGATCCCAGTCGCCGGCGCTCAAGGCGCTATTTAAGACCCCCGAGGGCCGGTACAAGCTCCTCCACGAGAAGACCCTCCCTCCCGCCGCAGCTTCCCATGGCAAGTCCGTCTCTCAG TTGACGATTGCGTATCTCAAGGAGAAACCGCCGGCCAATACGAGCCAGGCGGCGCCGTCAGCCACGAGTTCGGGAGTGAGGTCGGCGGCGGCCCGACTGCTCGGGTCCGGGAATGGGAGCCGGTCGCTTAGCAACGGTGTTACTCGGGTAGTGTCGGCCAACAGCAGGACCGGTGGTCCCGTTGGTGCATCGGTGGGATCGAGTGCACAGCTGGCATCGCCAAACTATGATGGCAAGGGGACATACCTAATCTTTAGTACAGCAGACACTCTGTTCATCAGTGACCTCAATtcgatggagaag GATCCTATCAAGTCCATCCAATTCGGCAACTCAAACCCAGTTTGCCATGCGTTTGATGCTGAGGCGAGTGATGGGCATGATTTGCTCATTGGGCTGCACTCTGGAGACA TCTACCTGGTATCACTTAGGCAACAATTACAAGATCCAGGGCGGAAGCTTTTGGCAGCTCAGCATTATAACAAAGAAGGCACAACTAATAATAG TCGATGCACTTGCGTGGCATGGGTGCCAGAACGTGAAGGCACTTTTGTTGTTGGTCATGCTGATGGTAACATATATGTCTATGAGAAG AGCAAGGATGTCACTGCTGATAGTTCGTTTCCTGTTATCAAAGATCAAACTCAATTTTCTGTTGCACACACACGCTCGAATAAG AGCAACCCAGTTGCTAGATGGCATGTTTGTCATGGTTCAGTCAATAGTATATCCTTTTCAGTCAATGGAACATATATGGCCACTGTTACTAGAGATG GTTATTTAAGAGTATTTGATTTTTCAAAAGAGCAACTAGCATTTGGAGGGAAAAGCTACTATGGTGCATTACTATGTTCTGCTTGGAG TTTGGATGGGAAATACATATTGACTGGAGGTGAAGATGATCTTGTACAAGTTTGGAGTATGGAGGACAAAAAGATTGTCGCATGGGGCGAGGGACATAATTCATGG GTTAGTGGAGTTGCTTTCGATTCATATTGGTCAACCCCAAATTCCGAAGGAACAGAAGAAAATGTGGTGTATCGTTTTGGCTCTGTTGGTCAG GATGGTCAGCTGCTTCTGTGGGACTTGGTGATGGATGAACTCATCATGCCACTACGCTGTCCTCCTGGTGGGTCAGCAACTCTCAGCAGCGGAAGCCATTCAGCAAGCTGGGACAGCATGTGCCCGATGAGTGCTCTCCTACCTGCTCCGAGCATGAGAGATATGCCTAAAATTTCTCCTTTGGTAGCTCACAGTGTGCACATGGACCCCCTCTCGGGCTTGATATTTACCAATGAATCAGTCATTACGATATCTCGCGACGGCCATATCAAGATCTGGGAGAGGCCCCAGAATCACGAGTGCAGCCAATCTGGTTGCTCCCACTCTGTAGTAGCTGCTGCTCCTATCGCCAAGCACAGACCCGTCGATGGCATCCACATCCATTAA
- the LOC135585880 gene encoding probable catabolite repression protein creC isoform X3, translating to MRSFSTTPDQHCYCFYISGVHRWLSTRFEIHYLDGPDRSNSRRPSEIPYQPPPPPPPISLSLSLSLSLLTPSFTIDEANPTSVEKPRPSRLHNTNPLRRPSLPSPRICRGSQGWRHDRSAAAFRVIPESPLKPSIMSSAPAAVRSQSPALKALFKTPEGRYKLLHEKTLPPAAASHGKSVSQLTIAYLKEKPPANTSQAAPSATSSGVRSAAARLLGSGNGSRSLSNGVTRVVSANSRTGGPVGASVGSSAQLASPNYDGKGTYLIFSTADTLFISDLNSMEKDPIKSIQFGNSNPVCHAFDAEASDGHDLLIGLHSGDIYLVSLRQQLQDPGRKLLAAQHYNKEGTTNNRHVSHVNTIVDALAWHGCQNVKALLLLVMLMSNPVARWHVCHGSVNSISFSVNGTYMATVTRDGYLRVFDFSKEQLAFGGKSYYGALLCSAWSLDGKYILTGGEDDLVQVWSMEDKKIVAWGEGHNSWVSGVAFDSYWSTPNSEGTEENVVYRFGSVGQDGQLLLWDLVMDELIMPLRCPPGGSATLSSGSHSASWDSMCPMSALLPAPSMRDMPKISPLVAHSVHMDPLSGLIFTNESVITISRDGHIKIWERPQNHECSQSGCSHSVVAAAPIAKHRPVDGIHIH from the exons ATGCGATCATTTTCAACGACGCCAGATCAGCATTGCTATTGCTTCTACATCTCCGGCGTCCATCGCTGGCTTTCCACGAGATTTGAGATCCACTATTTGGACGGTCCTGATCGATCCAACAGCAGACGCCCGTCCGAGATCCCATatcaacctcctcctcctcctcctcctatatctctctctctctctctctctctctctctcttgacgcCGTCGTTCACGATCGACGAGGCGAACCCGACGAGCGTAGAAAAACCTCGTCCCTCCCGTCTCCACAACACAAACCCTCTCCGCCGCCCGTCGCTTCCATCTCCTCGGATTTGTCGAGGCTCACAAGGGTGGAGGCATGATCGTTCGGCCGCCGCCTTCCGAGTGATCCCGGAATCGCCTTTGAAGCCTTCGATCATGTCCTCAGCTCCCGCCGCCGTCAGATCCCAGTCGCCGGCGCTCAAGGCGCTATTTAAGACCCCCGAGGGCCGGTACAAGCTCCTCCACGAGAAGACCCTCCCTCCCGCCGCAGCTTCCCATGGCAAGTCCGTCTCTCAG TTGACGATTGCGTATCTCAAGGAGAAACCGCCGGCCAATACGAGCCAGGCGGCGCCGTCAGCCACGAGTTCGGGAGTGAGGTCGGCGGCGGCCCGACTGCTCGGGTCCGGGAATGGGAGCCGGTCGCTTAGCAACGGTGTTACTCGGGTAGTGTCGGCCAACAGCAGGACCGGTGGTCCCGTTGGTGCATCGGTGGGATCGAGTGCACAGCTGGCATCGCCAAACTATGATGGCAAGGGGACATACCTAATCTTTAGTACAGCAGACACTCTGTTCATCAGTGACCTCAATtcgatggagaag GATCCTATCAAGTCCATCCAATTCGGCAACTCAAACCCAGTTTGCCATGCGTTTGATGCTGAGGCGAGTGATGGGCATGATTTGCTCATTGGGCTGCACTCTGGAGACA TCTACCTGGTATCACTTAGGCAACAATTACAAGATCCAGGGCGGAAGCTTTTGGCAGCTCAGCATTATAACAAAGAAGGCACAACTAATAATAGGCATGTATCGCATGTCAATACCATAG TCGATGCACTTGCGTGGCATGGGTGCCAGAACGTGAAGGCACTTTTGTTGTTGGTCATGCTGATG AGCAACCCAGTTGCTAGATGGCATGTTTGTCATGGTTCAGTCAATAGTATATCCTTTTCAGTCAATGGAACATATATGGCCACTGTTACTAGAGATG GTTATTTAAGAGTATTTGATTTTTCAAAAGAGCAACTAGCATTTGGAGGGAAAAGCTACTATGGTGCATTACTATGTTCTGCTTGGAG TTTGGATGGGAAATACATATTGACTGGAGGTGAAGATGATCTTGTACAAGTTTGGAGTATGGAGGACAAAAAGATTGTCGCATGGGGCGAGGGACATAATTCATGG GTTAGTGGAGTTGCTTTCGATTCATATTGGTCAACCCCAAATTCCGAAGGAACAGAAGAAAATGTGGTGTATCGTTTTGGCTCTGTTGGTCAG GATGGTCAGCTGCTTCTGTGGGACTTGGTGATGGATGAACTCATCATGCCACTACGCTGTCCTCCTGGTGGGTCAGCAACTCTCAGCAGCGGAAGCCATTCAGCAAGCTGGGACAGCATGTGCCCGATGAGTGCTCTCCTACCTGCTCCGAGCATGAGAGATATGCCTAAAATTTCTCCTTTGGTAGCTCACAGTGTGCACATGGACCCCCTCTCGGGCTTGATATTTACCAATGAATCAGTCATTACGATATCTCGCGACGGCCATATCAAGATCTGGGAGAGGCCCCAGAATCACGAGTGCAGCCAATCTGGTTGCTCCCACTCTGTAGTAGCTGCTGCTCCTATCGCCAAGCACAGACCCGTCGATGGCATCCACATCCATTAA
- the LOC135585880 gene encoding probable catabolite repression protein creC isoform X1 yields the protein MRSFSTTPDQHCYCFYISGVHRWLSTRFEIHYLDGPDRSNSRRPSEIPYQPPPPPPPISLSLSLSLSLLTPSFTIDEANPTSVEKPRPSRLHNTNPLRRPSLPSPRICRGSQGWRHDRSAAAFRVIPESPLKPSIMSSAPAAVRSQSPALKALFKTPEGRYKLLHEKTLPPAAASHGKSVSQLTIAYLKEKPPANTSQAAPSATSSGVRSAAARLLGSGNGSRSLSNGVTRVVSANSRTGGPVGASVGSSAQLASPNYDGKGTYLIFSTADTLFISDLNSMEKDPIKSIQFGNSNPVCHAFDAEASDGHDLLIGLHSGDIYLVSLRQQLQDPGRKLLAAQHYNKEGTTNNRHVSHVNTIVDALAWHGCQNVKALLLLVMLMSKDVTADSSFPVIKDQTQFSVAHTRSNKSNPVARWHVCHGSVNSISFSVNGTYMATVTRDGYLRVFDFSKEQLAFGGKSYYGALLCSAWSLDGKYILTGGEDDLVQVWSMEDKKIVAWGEGHNSWVSGVAFDSYWSTPNSEGTEENVVYRFGSVGQDGQLLLWDLVMDELIMPLRCPPGGSATLSSGSHSASWDSMCPMSALLPAPSMRDMPKISPLVAHSVHMDPLSGLIFTNESVITISRDGHIKIWERPQNHECSQSGCSHSVVAAAPIAKHRPVDGIHIH from the exons ATGCGATCATTTTCAACGACGCCAGATCAGCATTGCTATTGCTTCTACATCTCCGGCGTCCATCGCTGGCTTTCCACGAGATTTGAGATCCACTATTTGGACGGTCCTGATCGATCCAACAGCAGACGCCCGTCCGAGATCCCATatcaacctcctcctcctcctcctcctatatctctctctctctctctctctctctctctcttgacgcCGTCGTTCACGATCGACGAGGCGAACCCGACGAGCGTAGAAAAACCTCGTCCCTCCCGTCTCCACAACACAAACCCTCTCCGCCGCCCGTCGCTTCCATCTCCTCGGATTTGTCGAGGCTCACAAGGGTGGAGGCATGATCGTTCGGCCGCCGCCTTCCGAGTGATCCCGGAATCGCCTTTGAAGCCTTCGATCATGTCCTCAGCTCCCGCCGCCGTCAGATCCCAGTCGCCGGCGCTCAAGGCGCTATTTAAGACCCCCGAGGGCCGGTACAAGCTCCTCCACGAGAAGACCCTCCCTCCCGCCGCAGCTTCCCATGGCAAGTCCGTCTCTCAG TTGACGATTGCGTATCTCAAGGAGAAACCGCCGGCCAATACGAGCCAGGCGGCGCCGTCAGCCACGAGTTCGGGAGTGAGGTCGGCGGCGGCCCGACTGCTCGGGTCCGGGAATGGGAGCCGGTCGCTTAGCAACGGTGTTACTCGGGTAGTGTCGGCCAACAGCAGGACCGGTGGTCCCGTTGGTGCATCGGTGGGATCGAGTGCACAGCTGGCATCGCCAAACTATGATGGCAAGGGGACATACCTAATCTTTAGTACAGCAGACACTCTGTTCATCAGTGACCTCAATtcgatggagaag GATCCTATCAAGTCCATCCAATTCGGCAACTCAAACCCAGTTTGCCATGCGTTTGATGCTGAGGCGAGTGATGGGCATGATTTGCTCATTGGGCTGCACTCTGGAGACA TCTACCTGGTATCACTTAGGCAACAATTACAAGATCCAGGGCGGAAGCTTTTGGCAGCTCAGCATTATAACAAAGAAGGCACAACTAATAATAGGCATGTATCGCATGTCAATACCATAG TCGATGCACTTGCGTGGCATGGGTGCCAGAACGTGAAGGCACTTTTGTTGTTGGTCATGCTGATG AGCAAGGATGTCACTGCTGATAGTTCGTTTCCTGTTATCAAAGATCAAACTCAATTTTCTGTTGCACACACACGCTCGAATAAG AGCAACCCAGTTGCTAGATGGCATGTTTGTCATGGTTCAGTCAATAGTATATCCTTTTCAGTCAATGGAACATATATGGCCACTGTTACTAGAGATG GTTATTTAAGAGTATTTGATTTTTCAAAAGAGCAACTAGCATTTGGAGGGAAAAGCTACTATGGTGCATTACTATGTTCTGCTTGGAG TTTGGATGGGAAATACATATTGACTGGAGGTGAAGATGATCTTGTACAAGTTTGGAGTATGGAGGACAAAAAGATTGTCGCATGGGGCGAGGGACATAATTCATGG GTTAGTGGAGTTGCTTTCGATTCATATTGGTCAACCCCAAATTCCGAAGGAACAGAAGAAAATGTGGTGTATCGTTTTGGCTCTGTTGGTCAG GATGGTCAGCTGCTTCTGTGGGACTTGGTGATGGATGAACTCATCATGCCACTACGCTGTCCTCCTGGTGGGTCAGCAACTCTCAGCAGCGGAAGCCATTCAGCAAGCTGGGACAGCATGTGCCCGATGAGTGCTCTCCTACCTGCTCCGAGCATGAGAGATATGCCTAAAATTTCTCCTTTGGTAGCTCACAGTGTGCACATGGACCCCCTCTCGGGCTTGATATTTACCAATGAATCAGTCATTACGATATCTCGCGACGGCCATATCAAGATCTGGGAGAGGCCCCAGAATCACGAGTGCAGCCAATCTGGTTGCTCCCACTCTGTAGTAGCTGCTGCTCCTATCGCCAAGCACAGACCCGTCGATGGCATCCACATCCATTAA
- the LOC135585880 gene encoding uncharacterized protein LOC135585880 isoform X9, with the protein MRSFSTTPDQHCYCFYISGVHRWLSTRFEIHYLDGPDRSNSRRPSEIPYQPPPPPPPISLSLSLSLSLLTPSFTIDEANPTSVEKPRPSRLHNTNPLRRPSLPSPRICRGSQGWRHDRSAAAFRVIPESPLKPSIMSSAPAAVRSQSPALKALFKTPEGRYKLLHEKTLPPAAASHGKSVSQLTIAYLKEKPPANTSQAAPSATSSGVRSAAARLLGSGNGSRSLSNGVTRVVSANSRTGGPVGASVGSSAQLASPNYDGKGTYLIFSTADTLFISDLNSMEKDPIKSIQFGNSNPVCHAFDAEASDGHDLLIGLHSGDIYLVSLRQQLQDPGRKLLAAQHYNKEGTTNNRHVSHVNTIVDALAWHGCQNVKALLLLVMLMSKDVTADSSFPVIKDQTQFSVAHTRSNKSNPVARWHVCHGSVNSISFSVNGTYMATVTRDGYLRVFDFSKEQLAFGGKSYYGALLCSAWSLDGKYILTGGEDDLVQVWSMEDKKIVAWGEGHNSWVSGVAFDSYWSTPNSEGTEENVVYRFGSVGQCHP; encoded by the exons ATGCGATCATTTTCAACGACGCCAGATCAGCATTGCTATTGCTTCTACATCTCCGGCGTCCATCGCTGGCTTTCCACGAGATTTGAGATCCACTATTTGGACGGTCCTGATCGATCCAACAGCAGACGCCCGTCCGAGATCCCATatcaacctcctcctcctcctcctcctatatctctctctctctctctctctctctctctcttgacgcCGTCGTTCACGATCGACGAGGCGAACCCGACGAGCGTAGAAAAACCTCGTCCCTCCCGTCTCCACAACACAAACCCTCTCCGCCGCCCGTCGCTTCCATCTCCTCGGATTTGTCGAGGCTCACAAGGGTGGAGGCATGATCGTTCGGCCGCCGCCTTCCGAGTGATCCCGGAATCGCCTTTGAAGCCTTCGATCATGTCCTCAGCTCCCGCCGCCGTCAGATCCCAGTCGCCGGCGCTCAAGGCGCTATTTAAGACCCCCGAGGGCCGGTACAAGCTCCTCCACGAGAAGACCCTCCCTCCCGCCGCAGCTTCCCATGGCAAGTCCGTCTCTCAG TTGACGATTGCGTATCTCAAGGAGAAACCGCCGGCCAATACGAGCCAGGCGGCGCCGTCAGCCACGAGTTCGGGAGTGAGGTCGGCGGCGGCCCGACTGCTCGGGTCCGGGAATGGGAGCCGGTCGCTTAGCAACGGTGTTACTCGGGTAGTGTCGGCCAACAGCAGGACCGGTGGTCCCGTTGGTGCATCGGTGGGATCGAGTGCACAGCTGGCATCGCCAAACTATGATGGCAAGGGGACATACCTAATCTTTAGTACAGCAGACACTCTGTTCATCAGTGACCTCAATtcgatggagaag GATCCTATCAAGTCCATCCAATTCGGCAACTCAAACCCAGTTTGCCATGCGTTTGATGCTGAGGCGAGTGATGGGCATGATTTGCTCATTGGGCTGCACTCTGGAGACA TCTACCTGGTATCACTTAGGCAACAATTACAAGATCCAGGGCGGAAGCTTTTGGCAGCTCAGCATTATAACAAAGAAGGCACAACTAATAATAGGCATGTATCGCATGTCAATACCATAG TCGATGCACTTGCGTGGCATGGGTGCCAGAACGTGAAGGCACTTTTGTTGTTGGTCATGCTGATG AGCAAGGATGTCACTGCTGATAGTTCGTTTCCTGTTATCAAAGATCAAACTCAATTTTCTGTTGCACACACACGCTCGAATAAG AGCAACCCAGTTGCTAGATGGCATGTTTGTCATGGTTCAGTCAATAGTATATCCTTTTCAGTCAATGGAACATATATGGCCACTGTTACTAGAGATG GTTATTTAAGAGTATTTGATTTTTCAAAAGAGCAACTAGCATTTGGAGGGAAAAGCTACTATGGTGCATTACTATGTTCTGCTTGGAG TTTGGATGGGAAATACATATTGACTGGAGGTGAAGATGATCTTGTACAAGTTTGGAGTATGGAGGACAAAAAGATTGTCGCATGGGGCGAGGGACATAATTCATGG GTTAGTGGAGTTGCTTTCGATTCATATTGGTCAACCCCAAATTCCGAAGGAACAGAAGAAAATGTGGTGTATCGTTTTGGCTCTGTTGGTCAG TGTCATCCCTAG